From the Lathyrus oleraceus cultivar Zhongwan6 chromosome 3, CAAS_Psat_ZW6_1.0, whole genome shotgun sequence genome, the window TCAACCGAAGTTTGAAAAGAATTCAAGAGTAAGGTACATGATTTGATTGATTCCAAAGTGATTTCATTTACGCCTCAAGGCCTTCGAATCAACAACAATCCTTCATCGGGTTGTGCGGGTCCATTTGACAATGTCATAGAAGAAATTGCCCATTATAGGTGATGAGTTGATTATCATAATGGTCTCAATGAGCATGACGACCCCCAACTCTAAAGAAGGCTAGCCCAACAGTGAATTAAGCACGAAAGAGCTTTCTCTGCACTTGTAATTATTTTGTTGTTTTATCATTTGCATTTGTATTTTCTTTGTTCGTTGAATGCTACCTATTtttaaacattgttatttttattggtaatattaatgaagtgatcatgcattttctgaatcaatccattcgtattcactctTGCTATTTTTCCttcatttatgaaaaaaaatCAACTCTTCTCTCATTCACTTCTTTTTTCAAACTCTTTATTTAGAAAAGATTAgatggaggatgatgaaaacgaaatACCCATAATTGTTAATGGTATGCTTTCATTTAAAACTTTGTTGATGATGTACGAAATTGTTTTGAATCCCCAAACAttgaagagataaggagttaatccctagtcaaccactttgagcctagaagtcGGTGTTTCTTTCGGAATTAAAAACCCTTAACTTAACAAGGGGCAtggtagttgtgttcagatagtttgactATGCATTTAATCTTCGAGAGAACCATACCATCTACACACCTCCCACCTGAGAATCAACCACACATTTCGCACATATCTTAAAATGTCGAAGAATTTGTGAAAAGACAAGAGAATTGTAGTGGTTTTTCTCAATAACAAAAAACGTGGCAGTCACCACCTTTAAAAAAAAGTCCGCTAAGTCGAACACCACAAAAGACGACTTAGACAAAATATCAGGGCATCCCGGTGGACCAAAAGCTTCAAAGAAATGGTCCAACCAAAAATTAGGtataaaaatcaatcaaaagaggtcattcAAATCCTTAACAAAACAAAATAAGATGACTTCCATTTCAATAAAAACTCATCttgaatcttcatcttcatcttcacccttaaaccttcgaaccctcttggaagttGAATAGGTGTGCCGATTAATTGAATGTAGCATTGGAAGTCATCAAGAAGAAGGGTTAGGGTAAaattaaattttgagccttatatcctttaTTTTAAAAGTCTTGAACAAGGTCgcgttacaacccttaaaagacctaattgaggcagaGTTTGTTTTAAAAGCATATTGCAGCAAGGTTGCGTTAACCTGAGTCCCAAATGATATTTGTTAATCATCTATGTTGATCATATCACCTCGCACATTGTCAATGGCTAGATCAACATTGTGTTATGATTATTGACTCGTTCACTGTGTTTCACctattcatatcaataaattttgattttaaattttgCATAAGAGTTGCATTAAGATTATCATTTTTGAAAGAACTATTTTAACTACAAGTCATCATTTAGCATCAAAGGAATCCCAACAATATGCAGTCAATTGAGGAACTTGATCAGGTGAAAGAGGTCCAGTCAGGGGAAAATCCCTTCAAGAATCAGTTAATCTGATCTAATCATCCCAAGAGTCCAAAATGCAGACTAGGGCGAGCTACCATAAAGAGCTCCATGAGTCCAAATCTCCAAAGGAAGGTCAATCAAAAGTCTACCATTCTAAGAGTATGTTAGTTAAGGACCCCTTCAAGGTTTATAACATTGaggcaagccatctcgaggtcGTCTCCTAGCAAGTTGTTTCCAAAACTCCTTTAGAGGTAATTCTTCAAATACCCAAAAAAAAATTGGGGAAAGATGAGCCACATATGGGCAATTCCTCTCAACACCTTCAAGCAGCTCAAGCAAACTTTTTCGTACGTCAACAATCATTAAGTTCAATACAAGTGTCTGGGAATCTTGCTATCACCCCATCAAATAAGATTTCCCTTTTGACAAAGAAGTTTCGTTGTAGAAGAACCCTTCCATCCAATACCCACACAAGGGTATCTTTGGGAGCCTTCAAGTCATTGCATAAAGCATTCTCATGAAGTAATCATGTAACTTTAATCTAGGGTTAAGCCTTGCGTATCATCTCATTCATAGAGCATATGCCCATAGCATGGAAAATCAAACATCAAAAAACCAACTCTCTTCTGGTAGACTATTTGAAAGTCAATTCTCGTATGAGAATAAGTTTTTAAAACCAGTTCCCGTCTGGTAACCTTTTCTTAAAACCATTTCTCGTCTGGTAGACTATTTGAAAGTAAATTCTCGTATGACAATCAGTTTTTAAAACCAGTTCCCATCTGGTAGCCTTTTCTTAAAACCAGTTCTCGTCTAGTAGGTTATTTAAAAGTCAGTTCTCATCTGACAAAAAATGGAAAAAACACCAGTTCCCGTCTGGTAATATAACCTTCAAGTCTAGTTCTCGTCTAGAAGTTCATCTTCTAGGTTCAATTGTTATTTGGCGCCCTTAAACCCTTGTTCGGTTTTCGCAAGCATTTTCTCAAGTCCAGTTGTTATCTGGCATCCTTAAACCCTTGTTCGATTTTTCGTATCTTCCAAAGTCCAACTGTTATCTAGTGCCCTTGAACCATATTTCGGTTTGTGTTGGCATAAAATCCAACTTTGTCTGGCATATTCAAACATTGTGCTTTATTTGTCATGATGTTTCCTAGAAAGTTGTCCGTTTGACTCTTTTGTTGAAAGGAATTCCCCAAAAGATTGGATGTTTTTCTCGTAAGAAAACTCTAATATATTTTCATGTGGATGATCTTCTCGTAAGAAGAATCTAAATCGTTTTTGTGTGGATGATCTTCTCGTAAGAAGACTCCTAATCCTGTTTGTTCTGATGATTTTCTCGTAAGAAAACTCCAATATATTTTGTATGGATGATCTTATCGTAAGAAGACTCCCAATCCTTTTTGTGTGGTTGATCTTATCATAAGAAGACTCATGATCTTGTTTGTTTGGATGATTTTCTCGTAAGAAAACTCCAATATATTTTGTGTGGATGATCTTCTCGTAAGAAGATTCTCGATCTTTTATCTGGAAGGATTCATTTAGGAGAATCTTCAAAGTTTTGCATGGATGACCTTCTCGTAAAAGTTATTAATTTTTATTGGATACGCTCAAGATCAATTCTTTTGGAGAGGAGTAGATCACTTTCTTGTTTGACAGAACCTCTATACATTATGGTGTTCATCTCTTTCCCTTAACTACTTACTTTTCTCCAAATTATTTTTCCAATGCTAACtttttaaaatgtttttaaaaTATGATTTTACTCCATAagttccccccccccccccccccccagtCACGCTGGTGTGTGAAGTCTCAAGTTAAACATGTGGCATTAGACCCTAACTCCTATTTAAGGGCTAATAATCTAAGGAGGAATATGACTTATGGCAAGAGATATTTTCTAGATACACCACCACTTTTTAAAGATGGTAGATTTAATATTTGGCAAGCTAGGTTTATAATTTTTCTTCAAAGCATAAATCAAGAATTATGGGAAACAATAGTCATCAAGTAGATGATGAAGTAGTAGATCAAATTTATTCTCTTTGGACTAAAGAGGAAAAAAGAAAGATAAACATAGATCTTAAAAACAAATAACTTCATAATGATGTCTCTAAATTATGGCAAACTTTATGATGTTCATGTTTGTAAAAATGTCAAGAAACTGTGGGAGACTCTTGAGATGAtattgtaagaacaagatttggttctacatctgtcctttagttttgatgatagcaatgcattgtttcttagagaTTTTTTTTACACTAATGGTTTTTATATAGTGTGTAGCTTTTACTAATaggttctgactctgaagcattgacgtgtgacgtcatcagattctggaatcaacacactctgactctAAAGAGATACAAGTGCTTTACAAGATGCTGTCAAGTTCTAGAAAACTCTTAGACAACGGTTCTGATGAACGTTTGTGCTAAAGCTTCTGACTGTGACTCTGATTGAAGAGCCTCTAAAGGATTGTCAGCCTTCAATATTTTGCGCTCAAGTTTTGAAGATTCTAAAGAACAAGAtctaaagactctgaagaccaggttATGAGGAACTATGTCAAAACTCTGAAGACCGAGGTTCTAAAGATTTTGTCAACtagtctcttgatccttctaagcatacttcaacatcatttcatcaCAAGTCTTTaaagattagaagataagatcaaaaggtttcgcggaaaatagtacacagtacaagatcaCCTTCCCTTTACTACgctgattttgtgggctaaggacaATACTATTGTACCATTATGTCTCATATATGCAAACCATTACATAAAGAGACAAATTCAATTTTCTATTCCAACTCTACCCTCCAACAGATCTTTTAAATTCATATATAAAGAAGTCTTAGAAGATGGAAGAAGATGCTAATGCTCATGCTAATTCACTATGCTAAAAACTATGCTCATACACACGCTTTTGCTAAAGTAAATATTTTATGTGTTTAGTCTTTATAAACACACAAGAGTTGTTACTCGTTATTGTATGAGATATTAATTGTATTAATCTTTTGTTAATCTTCTTTCTTAGAAGCATTACTTGTAAACACACACTTGTAAATCTCAAAgttgtttgagtggtttccttgagtgactaggttttagtcagatagactcaagaagacaaagaCAATTTGTATTTGTGGTGTCTTTAATCAATTTTGGTTATATTAGATTATGTCCTTGTTGAGAAGAAAAAATCACCTTTGTAGGATGGACTGGGGGTAGCTTCGTTAACAGCAAACCTGtataaaaataactttgttaTTTTCTTGTTCATGTTAGtgtttgattgagttggttttgaaaatgcttttgtttttagaaacccaattcaaacccccatttctcCTGTTTCTTGCCATCTTCAATTGGCATCACATCTTTGGTTCTGGTCTTAATAAGAtatcaaacacttaatagtgtcAGATAAAGATCCAGTGTGAAACACAATGACTGTCCTTCCACCACCAGTTGCTCAAACAAATGATAGAGATCATTACAATGTTAAACCTTCAGGTTTTGATGGATATAGATTTGACTATTGGAAGGATAAAATAAAGAGCTTCTTTCTATGTCACGGTGTTGATCTATGGGATATGGTAGTTAATGGCTATGAACACCTATTAGATGCAAGTGGCAATAAAGTTGAAAGAAGAGTTATGACAGATCAATAAAAGAAAGATTATAAGAATCATAACAAAGCAAGAACTATCTTGCTAAATGCTATTTCATACGCTGAGTATCAGAAAATCACCAACAGAGATACTTCTAAATCTATATTTGATTCTCTGAGGATGACGCATAAAGGGAATTCACAAGTCAAAGAAACCAAGGCTCTTACCTTGATTAAAAAATATGAAGCATTCAAGATGGAGGATGAGGAAACTGTTGAGAACATATTCTTAAGGTTTCAGATTCTTATTGTAGGACTtaaggttctagacaaagggtatTCTATTATTAATCATGTTAAAAATATCATCATAAGTCTACCTAAGCGTTGGAGACCTACGGTAACTtctctgaagttatcaaaggataTGCACAACAGATCTCTTGAAGAACTggttagttctttaagaagtcatgagaTTGAGCTTGAGGAAGATGAGTCTAAGAGAAAGAGAAAATTTGTTGCTTTGGAGTCTTCAGGAAGATCTGAGAAGACAAAATTTCTTTGAGCAAAAACACATGAAGAGTCTAAAGAGGAATCAGAATAAGAAGATGAATTGTCTCTTTTGTCTAGACGCGTTAATCAACTCTGGAAGCAAAGGCATGGTAAATTCAGAGGACAAAGAAGGACAAATGGTCGCTCTGAGTCCACTTATGGATCCAATAAGGCTAGCGCTGGCAAAGAACTCACatgctttgagtgcaaggagccTGACCACGTCaagaatgaatgtcccaagttaaagaaagaaaTGCCTAAGAAGAGCTTCAGAGGAAAGAAGAAGGGTTTGATGGCTACATTGAAGGATTCAGAGTCTTCAGAAGATGATTCTAAAGAAGAGCATGCTAACGTGGCGCTGATGGCTTGCACAGAAGCTCCTGCAGAAACGATTCAACCAAAATTAGAATCTGAGTCagattctgaagaggtattttctgaactttctcgatctgagCTTGAATCTAGTTTATCTGAAGTTCTGAAAAAATATCAGAATCTTCTGAACAAATACAAGGATCTGAAGAAGATTCATATATCTGAATCATAAGCTTACTGTAAGCTTCAGAAAGACTTTTCAAGTAATAGTAAAGAAAATCTCAATTTGAAAAACAACAACTTTATGCCTTTATGCAAGAGTCTCAAACCTgaaaagaatttttttttctaaaGCCTCTACAGATTTTAGTGATATCATAAAGAAATATGATAAATCTTTTCATAAATTTTTTGCTAAAAGTCTGAATAGAAGCTTTATGGCTTCCATGATTTATGGTGTTAGAAGAAACGAAATAAGGGGTATTGGCTATGATTCTGATGATGAATCTAATTCTGAAAAAGATGATAAGCCCAATACTCTTCAGTCCCATGTTGTCCCTTTTGGGAAACAAAATGGAGTTATGCCTAAAGGTAGAATTGCTTATAAACCTAAGGCTAAAGCGAAACCTCATCCCCGTTTCAGTTATGCATACATGTATAGTTATCCTGCACAAAAACTCAAGTTTGTTAAGAACTCTGGGAAGACTAACCCCAAAGGACCGAGAAAGATGTGGGTACCTAAGAATAAAATAGTATATGTTACAGATATCCTTAGTAGTGAAGTTGAGACACTAGTCATGGTACCTGGAATCtagatgctcgcgacacatgacgggaagaaaaCATATGTTCCAAATCCCGGAACTTCAGCTTGGAGGCATCGTCGGTTTTAGAGGTGATCAAAAAGAGAAGATCATTGGTTCCAGAACAGAAGGTAACAGTAAACTTTCTTACATAACTAATGTTCTTTTAATTGAAGGGTTAATGCATAATCAtttgtccataagtcaattaagtgacaaAGGTTATGACATTATTTTCAATCAAAAGTTCTGTAAAGATGTCAGTTAAAAGAATGGCCAAGTTCTTTTCAatggaaagaggaagaacaacatttataagATAAGACTTTATGATCAGAAgaatcaaaatgtaaaatgtcttaTGTCTGTAAATGAAGAGAAATGGACGTGACATAGACGATTGGTCCATGTTAGCATGcggaggatttctcagctaaataaacttaATTTAGTCAGACATGAGGAGAATCAAAAGTGTTATTGAAGCTATTCCATTTTAACCTATGATGTCAGACATGTTTCCTAAAGCTTGTGTAGAGGATATACAAAAGCTACAGAGGAACTTTGTTTGGGGGGATACTACGAAGAAGAGGAGTTTTCATGTGGTGAATTGTGAAATGGTGACAAAAGATAAGATGAGTTGCAGGCTGGTATTGAGGAGTTTTAGCAGCATGAATAAAGCCTGTAGCATGAACCAGGTTGGAAAGATAATTAATGAGGATGTTCTTTGGTGTAAAGTGATGTGCGGAAAATACAGTGCGAATAACATGATGGAATGCATATCGAAAGCATCAGATTCGAAATTATGGAAAGATATTATTAAGTCGAAACCTGAAATTCTTAAGCATGTCGAGTGGATCATTGGGATGGTGAAGCGATTAAATTATGGACCGATAGTTGGTTAGACACAACTAGAAGTATTCAGGACTAGGGTATAACATGTCGCAAGAAGTTTGGTCTCTAATTTATTCAATAAATATTATAGTTACcaattttttaaattaaatatagaATTTGATATGCTTCATGTAATAAAACCAATCTCTTGCACTACACGTGCTCTTTAATCATAAGAGTTTGCATAATATCTTAGTTTTCTTTGGCCTTAACATAATTTGGCCACCTCATCACTACTAATCCCTACAATTTTTCTATCTCTTCACCCATAAAAAACCAAGTTCCTAGTAATTTTTAAATCCAGCAATGATAGCATGAGGCTGAAGAGCCTTGGCAGCAGCAGAAGCTTCAACCCCAACATGAGGCGCAACATGTTGACCAAGAAACTCTTGAGGCAATGGCTTAATACCCTTCAAATAAAATGTGTAGAGAATCTTAAATGGAAAAACTATTTGATGCAACTTCACTTGTCCACTAACACCTTCAAATATTCCAGAACCACCAGTCACAGTTAGGTATGTGTCCTCATAAGTAAGGTATGGTCCTTGAACTGCTAAGTGACCATAGTCTCCAAAGTGAAGACTGTAGATTGCTTCATATCTATCACCTTTCTTTTCTTCATTGTGTTGAATCAATATGCATATTCCAGCTGATATTCCAATACGCTTTTGTAGGTCACCAGTGTACAACTACATAATAATCAAAATATTAACCACGGTTTTATTTAATCTGTAACACTTTCAAAACGTAGCTAATATTAGATATAGcaaagaaaaataataatagaGAGAAATTATACTTTGTTGCTGAAGGGAACTAAATCACCAAGAGTGTTAACACTCTTGTTGCTTAATCTCAAATAAGCAGGGCTGCCACGGTCTCTCTCGTTGAGTTCATACACAAACAATTCTTGAGCATTTTCTGTTAAGTCAATCAAAAACTATATatcaaaaaattcaaaaaaaaaatatgtCTGGTATTGATATGATTACAATGATTATTACCGGTGTTGACGTTGTCGCTAACTTGACTTTTGCAAGTAAAGGACTTCTTAGGAACTGCGTTCATCTTGAGGCTCTTTGTGAGAGATGAGTTTGATGAAGTGAAAGGCGTGAAAGAAGATGGGGGTGTTAGAAACGATTTTGGGGTGGTGGCGATAGTAGCAGGGTTAACGAAGGAACTCAAAACGTTGGTTGAAGTGGCCATTGTTGATGATAGAGGAATTTGGTTAGATGAATTGTTTTGTAAGTAGATTGTGTGAGGAAACAACATAGGCAATGGTGGTTTATATAACGAAGACATGGTACTACGTAGTACAATGTTGGTCAAAGAAAAATGTGGACGGTCGAAGAATATCGAAGAAAAATTAAAGTGTGTAACGTATGGAAAATGAAATGCGAAAGAATTGAAAAATGGGTCGTTGATGTGA encodes:
- the LOC127128380 gene encoding allene oxide cyclase, chloroplastic, with product MLFPHTIYLQNNSSNQIPLSSTMATSTNVLSSFVNPATIATTPKSFLTPPSSFTPFTSSNSSLTKSLKMNAVPKKSFTCKSQVSDNVNTENAQELFVYELNERDRGSPAYLRLSNKSVNTLGDLVPFSNKLYTGDLQKRIGISAGICILIQHNEEKKGDRYEAIYSLHFGDYGHLAVQGPYLTYEDTYLTVTGGSGIFEGVSGQVKLHQIVFPFKILYTFYLKGIKPLPQEFLGQHVAPHVGVEASAAAKALQPHAIIAGFKNY